The Myotis daubentonii chromosome 21, mMyoDau2.1, whole genome shotgun sequence genome window below encodes:
- the LINS1 gene encoding protein Lines homolog 1 isoform X3 — MPRVASVFPTEGKELLQQLLTPLDAPFEVFYNSFFSQPLDGPPGTCHLANTLLGVLELLELLIASRTHRDLHFTCQRILFLKPSCVLEVITWPVQAFVKRKFVIFLKKCLLWKAGEDLCRGAVAAPALPDRHLEGDMAALAAAVLQAVDLGLLRTLSVHGKPSCFAGGEVQPGCERPPGPDHVILRAASLLVIKSLEIKIQKCASAKEMEGDLQRYMSELLTFLQPHLQPSVQAHNPCEWLSRVFIEQDDDMLEAAKASMGIYLKLTREYEAAQNLAQEKETWNQHTHENGYNPHCIFLFFLKNIGFDSTVLLDFLISSETCFLEYFVRYLKLLPKDWDAFFTICKYFDVTECTDSRNTCGRIASLVQDTSSNHTECRPLAAPGSHRSAQACVSWVSEASPEPPNQAAISRESHAMPQAGCRASPPAAQSLVDYDTSDDSEVEPPDLCSANSKQTSAHQDATEKIQDTVGTGRGKKELSSELQSGPTVPKESDTPFSVDCDEAPRNVGCEVGTSYRTVKCFQELQAAISRLQKKNLFPYNPTALLRLLKQIEAICNKSTNPL, encoded by the exons ATGCCTCGCGTGGCTTCTGTATTTCCAACTGAGGGAAAAG AGCTCCTACAGCAGCTCCTGACTCCTTTGGACGCTCCCTTTGAAGTCTTTTACAACTCCTTCTTTTCTCAGCCTCTCGACGGCCCCCCGGGCACCTGTCACTTAGCAAACACCTTGCTGGGTGTCCTGGAGCTGCTTGAACTCCTCATCGCTTCCAGAACCCACCGGGACCTGCACTTCACCTGCCagaggattttatttttgaaaccgTCCTGTGTGCTGGAGGTCATCACCTGGCCCGTGCAGGCTTTCGTCAAAAGGAAGTTCGTCATATTCCTCAAAAAGTGCCTTCTCTGGAAAGCGGGTGAAGACCTCTGCCGCGGGGCTGTCGCCGCCCCGGCGCTGCCGGATCGGCATTTGGAGGGGGACATGGCGGCTTTAGCTGCTGCTGTTTTGCAAGCTGTGGATTTGGGCTTATTGAGGACGCTGTCTGTCCACGGAAAACCTTCCTGCTTTGCAGGCGGTGAGGTTCAGCCTGGATGTGAGCGGCCCCCTGGTCCAGATCACGTGATCCTTAGAGCCGCGAGCTTGCTTGTTATTAAATCCTTAGAAATCAAGATTCAAAAGTGTGCTTCAGCCAAGGAAATGGAAG GTGATTTGCAGAGGTACATGTCTGAGCTACTGACCTTCCTACAGCCTCACCTCCAGCCGTCCGTGCAGGCACACAACCCCTGCGAGTGGCTGTCTAGGGTCTTCATAGAGCAAGATGATGACATGCTGGAGGCTGCCAAAGCATCCATGGGCATCTACCTCAAGCTCACCAG aGAGTATGAAGCTGCTCAAAACTTGGCCCAAGAAAAAGAAACGTGGAACCAGCACACGCACGAAAACGGCTATAACCCGCActgcatttttttattctttttaaaaaatatagggtTTGATTCTACCGTTCTTCTCGACTTTTTGATTTCATCCGAAACCTGCTTCCTGGAATATTTTGTCCGATACTTAAAATTACTGCCCAAAGACTGGGATGCATTTTTCACCATTTGCAAGTACTTTGATGTAACCGAATGTACCGATAGCAGAAATACTTGTGGTCGCATCGCCTCACTTGTCCAAGACACAAGCAGCAACCACACAGAATGCAGGCCGCTGGCTGCCCCTGGCAGTCACAGGAGCGCGCAGGCCTGTGTCTCCTGGGTGTCGGAGGCTTCCCCGGAACCACCGAACCAGGCCGCGATCTCCCGGGAGAGCCACGCCATGCCCCAGGCTGGCTGTCGGGCGTCCCCGCCAGCCGCTCAGAGCCTGGTAGATTACGACACCTCCGATGACTCCGAAGTTGAACCCCCAGACCTGTGCTCAGCAAATAGTAAGCAGACATCTGCACACCAAGACGCCACGGAGAAAATTCAGGAcacagtggggacagggagaggtAAGAAAGAACTGAGCTCGGAGCTTCAGTCCGGGCCTACGGTTCCGAAAGAATCCGATACTCCTTTCTCTGTGGATTGCGATGAAGCCCCAAGGAACGTTGGCTGTGAAGTGGGAACGTCTTACCGAACAGTAAAGTGTTTCCAAGAGCTGCAAGCTGCCATTTCCCGTTTGCAGAAGAAAAACCTTTTCCCCTATAACCCGACTGCCCTTTTGAGGTTGTTAAAACAGATCGAGGCAATTTGTAATAAAAGCACGAACCCTCTGTGA
- the LINS1 gene encoding protein Lines homolog 1 isoform X2 — MSAAEMKDFLEVLDQLYKKVLVGATLENDTQDYICCLRPACSDHSGSGTASSQRAITLGDQGQRQPSPVLPTTVPVAPAPGKSSARDLTLLRLTVIQVMVTRILSVETEFRAKEKYREIIAVLLKSSDLDSQLICMFQDSDKLLSHVAAKCLAWLLYFQLREKITLSNSWIAFCQKNLSEHSESDKVVYCLWTLTAVIKEIFKDTCSQKSELLQQLLTPLDAPFEVFYNSFFSQPLDGPPGTCHLANTLLGVLELLELLIASRTHRDLHFTCQRILFLKPSCVLEVITWPVQAFVKRKFVIFLKKCLLWKAGEDLCRGAVAAPALPDRHLEGDMAALAAAVLQAVDLGLLRTLSVHGKPSCFAGGEVQPGCERPPGPDHVILRAASLLVIKSLEIKIQKCASAKEMEGDLQRYMSELLTFLQPHLQPSVQAHNPCEWLSRVFIEQDDDMLEAAKASMGIYLKLTREYEAAQNLAQEKETWNQHTHENGYNPHCIFLFFLKNIGFDSTVLLDFLISSETCFLEYFVRYLKLLPKDWDAFFTICKYFDVTECTDSRNTCGRIASLVQDTSSNHTECRPLAAPGSHRSAQACVSWVSEASPEPPNQAAISRESHAMPQAGCRASPPAAQSLVDYDTSDDSEVEPPDLCSANSKQTSAHQDATEKIQDTVGTGRGKKELSSELQSGPTVPKESDTPFSVDCDEAPRNVGCEVGTSYRTVKCFQELQAAISRLQKKNLFPYNPTALLRLLKQIEAICNKSTNPL, encoded by the exons ATGTCGGCAGCCGAAATGAAGGATTTCTTGGAGGTTTTGGACCAGTTGTATAAGAAGGTACTTGTGGGCGCCACACTGGAGAACGACACCCAGGATTACATCTGCTGTCTCCGCCCAGCGTGTTCAGATCACAGCGGCTCTGGGACCGCCTCCTCCCAGCGTGCAATCACCCTCGGTGACCAGGGCCAGAGGCAGCCGTCCCCTGTCCTTCCGACCACCGTTCCTGTCGCGCCTGCGCCAGGGAAGAGCAGTGCCCGAGACTTAACGCTCCTTCGGTTGACGGTGATCCAGGTGATGGTGACCAGGATACTGTCCGTGGAGACTGAGTTCCGAGCAAAGGAGAAGTACAGAGAGATCATTGCAGTTCTTTTAAAATCATCGGACCTTGATTCCCAATTA ATCTGCATGTTCCAGGACTCGGATAAGTTGTTGTCTCACGTGGCTGCAAAATGCCTCGCGTGGCTTCTGTATTTCCAACTGAGGGAAAAG ATAACATTAAGTAATTCCTGGATTGCTTTTTGCCAAAAAAATCTTTCTGAACACTCTGAAAGTGATAAGGTAGTTTACTGCCTCTGGACTCTTACTGCTGTAATAAAAGAAATCTTTAAAGATACATGTTCACAAAAATCAG AGCTCCTACAGCAGCTCCTGACTCCTTTGGACGCTCCCTTTGAAGTCTTTTACAACTCCTTCTTTTCTCAGCCTCTCGACGGCCCCCCGGGCACCTGTCACTTAGCAAACACCTTGCTGGGTGTCCTGGAGCTGCTTGAACTCCTCATCGCTTCCAGAACCCACCGGGACCTGCACTTCACCTGCCagaggattttatttttgaaaccgTCCTGTGTGCTGGAGGTCATCACCTGGCCCGTGCAGGCTTTCGTCAAAAGGAAGTTCGTCATATTCCTCAAAAAGTGCCTTCTCTGGAAAGCGGGTGAAGACCTCTGCCGCGGGGCTGTCGCCGCCCCGGCGCTGCCGGATCGGCATTTGGAGGGGGACATGGCGGCTTTAGCTGCTGCTGTTTTGCAAGCTGTGGATTTGGGCTTATTGAGGACGCTGTCTGTCCACGGAAAACCTTCCTGCTTTGCAGGCGGTGAGGTTCAGCCTGGATGTGAGCGGCCCCCTGGTCCAGATCACGTGATCCTTAGAGCCGCGAGCTTGCTTGTTATTAAATCCTTAGAAATCAAGATTCAAAAGTGTGCTTCAGCCAAGGAAATGGAAG GTGATTTGCAGAGGTACATGTCTGAGCTACTGACCTTCCTACAGCCTCACCTCCAGCCGTCCGTGCAGGCACACAACCCCTGCGAGTGGCTGTCTAGGGTCTTCATAGAGCAAGATGATGACATGCTGGAGGCTGCCAAAGCATCCATGGGCATCTACCTCAAGCTCACCAG aGAGTATGAAGCTGCTCAAAACTTGGCCCAAGAAAAAGAAACGTGGAACCAGCACACGCACGAAAACGGCTATAACCCGCActgcatttttttattctttttaaaaaatatagggtTTGATTCTACCGTTCTTCTCGACTTTTTGATTTCATCCGAAACCTGCTTCCTGGAATATTTTGTCCGATACTTAAAATTACTGCCCAAAGACTGGGATGCATTTTTCACCATTTGCAAGTACTTTGATGTAACCGAATGTACCGATAGCAGAAATACTTGTGGTCGCATCGCCTCACTTGTCCAAGACACAAGCAGCAACCACACAGAATGCAGGCCGCTGGCTGCCCCTGGCAGTCACAGGAGCGCGCAGGCCTGTGTCTCCTGGGTGTCGGAGGCTTCCCCGGAACCACCGAACCAGGCCGCGATCTCCCGGGAGAGCCACGCCATGCCCCAGGCTGGCTGTCGGGCGTCCCCGCCAGCCGCTCAGAGCCTGGTAGATTACGACACCTCCGATGACTCCGAAGTTGAACCCCCAGACCTGTGCTCAGCAAATAGTAAGCAGACATCTGCACACCAAGACGCCACGGAGAAAATTCAGGAcacagtggggacagggagaggtAAGAAAGAACTGAGCTCGGAGCTTCAGTCCGGGCCTACGGTTCCGAAAGAATCCGATACTCCTTTCTCTGTGGATTGCGATGAAGCCCCAAGGAACGTTGGCTGTGAAGTGGGAACGTCTTACCGAACAGTAAAGTGTTTCCAAGAGCTGCAAGCTGCCATTTCCCGTTTGCAGAAGAAAAACCTTTTCCCCTATAACCCGACTGCCCTTTTGAGGTTGTTAAAACAGATCGAGGCAATTTGTAATAAAAGCACGAACCCTCTGTGA
- the LINS1 gene encoding protein Lines homolog 1 isoform X1 translates to MWYSAAVGFCGRNTLEIRRISKVPIYHLESPHFLSGRQMSAAEMKDFLEVLDQLYKKVLVGATLENDTQDYICCLRPACSDHSGSGTASSQRAITLGDQGQRQPSPVLPTTVPVAPAPGKSSARDLTLLRLTVIQVMVTRILSVETEFRAKEKYREIIAVLLKSSDLDSQLICMFQDSDKLLSHVAAKCLAWLLYFQLREKITLSNSWIAFCQKNLSEHSESDKVVYCLWTLTAVIKEIFKDTCSQKSELLQQLLTPLDAPFEVFYNSFFSQPLDGPPGTCHLANTLLGVLELLELLIASRTHRDLHFTCQRILFLKPSCVLEVITWPVQAFVKRKFVIFLKKCLLWKAGEDLCRGAVAAPALPDRHLEGDMAALAAAVLQAVDLGLLRTLSVHGKPSCFAGGEVQPGCERPPGPDHVILRAASLLVIKSLEIKIQKCASAKEMEGDLQRYMSELLTFLQPHLQPSVQAHNPCEWLSRVFIEQDDDMLEAAKASMGIYLKLTREYEAAQNLAQEKETWNQHTHENGYNPHCIFLFFLKNIGFDSTVLLDFLISSETCFLEYFVRYLKLLPKDWDAFFTICKYFDVTECTDSRNTCGRIASLVQDTSSNHTECRPLAAPGSHRSAQACVSWVSEASPEPPNQAAISRESHAMPQAGCRASPPAAQSLVDYDTSDDSEVEPPDLCSANSKQTSAHQDATEKIQDTVGTGRGKKELSSELQSGPTVPKESDTPFSVDCDEAPRNVGCEVGTSYRTVKCFQELQAAISRLQKKNLFPYNPTALLRLLKQIEAICNKSTNPL, encoded by the exons ATGTGGTACTCGGCTGCGGTGGG GTTCTGTGGAAGAAACACCTTAGAGATCCGTCGCATTTCCAAGGTTCCTATTTACCATTTGGAATCACCCCACTTCCTGTCTGGAAGACAGATGTCGGCAGCCGAAATGAAGGATTTCTTGGAGGTTTTGGACCAGTTGTATAAGAAGGTACTTGTGGGCGCCACACTGGAGAACGACACCCAGGATTACATCTGCTGTCTCCGCCCAGCGTGTTCAGATCACAGCGGCTCTGGGACCGCCTCCTCCCAGCGTGCAATCACCCTCGGTGACCAGGGCCAGAGGCAGCCGTCCCCTGTCCTTCCGACCACCGTTCCTGTCGCGCCTGCGCCAGGGAAGAGCAGTGCCCGAGACTTAACGCTCCTTCGGTTGACGGTGATCCAGGTGATGGTGACCAGGATACTGTCCGTGGAGACTGAGTTCCGAGCAAAGGAGAAGTACAGAGAGATCATTGCAGTTCTTTTAAAATCATCGGACCTTGATTCCCAATTA ATCTGCATGTTCCAGGACTCGGATAAGTTGTTGTCTCACGTGGCTGCAAAATGCCTCGCGTGGCTTCTGTATTTCCAACTGAGGGAAAAG ATAACATTAAGTAATTCCTGGATTGCTTTTTGCCAAAAAAATCTTTCTGAACACTCTGAAAGTGATAAGGTAGTTTACTGCCTCTGGACTCTTACTGCTGTAATAAAAGAAATCTTTAAAGATACATGTTCACAAAAATCAG AGCTCCTACAGCAGCTCCTGACTCCTTTGGACGCTCCCTTTGAAGTCTTTTACAACTCCTTCTTTTCTCAGCCTCTCGACGGCCCCCCGGGCACCTGTCACTTAGCAAACACCTTGCTGGGTGTCCTGGAGCTGCTTGAACTCCTCATCGCTTCCAGAACCCACCGGGACCTGCACTTCACCTGCCagaggattttatttttgaaaccgTCCTGTGTGCTGGAGGTCATCACCTGGCCCGTGCAGGCTTTCGTCAAAAGGAAGTTCGTCATATTCCTCAAAAAGTGCCTTCTCTGGAAAGCGGGTGAAGACCTCTGCCGCGGGGCTGTCGCCGCCCCGGCGCTGCCGGATCGGCATTTGGAGGGGGACATGGCGGCTTTAGCTGCTGCTGTTTTGCAAGCTGTGGATTTGGGCTTATTGAGGACGCTGTCTGTCCACGGAAAACCTTCCTGCTTTGCAGGCGGTGAGGTTCAGCCTGGATGTGAGCGGCCCCCTGGTCCAGATCACGTGATCCTTAGAGCCGCGAGCTTGCTTGTTATTAAATCCTTAGAAATCAAGATTCAAAAGTGTGCTTCAGCCAAGGAAATGGAAG GTGATTTGCAGAGGTACATGTCTGAGCTACTGACCTTCCTACAGCCTCACCTCCAGCCGTCCGTGCAGGCACACAACCCCTGCGAGTGGCTGTCTAGGGTCTTCATAGAGCAAGATGATGACATGCTGGAGGCTGCCAAAGCATCCATGGGCATCTACCTCAAGCTCACCAG aGAGTATGAAGCTGCTCAAAACTTGGCCCAAGAAAAAGAAACGTGGAACCAGCACACGCACGAAAACGGCTATAACCCGCActgcatttttttattctttttaaaaaatatagggtTTGATTCTACCGTTCTTCTCGACTTTTTGATTTCATCCGAAACCTGCTTCCTGGAATATTTTGTCCGATACTTAAAATTACTGCCCAAAGACTGGGATGCATTTTTCACCATTTGCAAGTACTTTGATGTAACCGAATGTACCGATAGCAGAAATACTTGTGGTCGCATCGCCTCACTTGTCCAAGACACAAGCAGCAACCACACAGAATGCAGGCCGCTGGCTGCCCCTGGCAGTCACAGGAGCGCGCAGGCCTGTGTCTCCTGGGTGTCGGAGGCTTCCCCGGAACCACCGAACCAGGCCGCGATCTCCCGGGAGAGCCACGCCATGCCCCAGGCTGGCTGTCGGGCGTCCCCGCCAGCCGCTCAGAGCCTGGTAGATTACGACACCTCCGATGACTCCGAAGTTGAACCCCCAGACCTGTGCTCAGCAAATAGTAAGCAGACATCTGCACACCAAGACGCCACGGAGAAAATTCAGGAcacagtggggacagggagaggtAAGAAAGAACTGAGCTCGGAGCTTCAGTCCGGGCCTACGGTTCCGAAAGAATCCGATACTCCTTTCTCTGTGGATTGCGATGAAGCCCCAAGGAACGTTGGCTGTGAAGTGGGAACGTCTTACCGAACAGTAAAGTGTTTCCAAGAGCTGCAAGCTGCCATTTCCCGTTTGCAGAAGAAAAACCTTTTCCCCTATAACCCGACTGCCCTTTTGAGGTTGTTAAAACAGATCGAGGCAATTTGTAATAAAAGCACGAACCCTCTGTGA